The Populus alba chromosome 6, ASM523922v2, whole genome shotgun sequence genome contains a region encoding:
- the LOC118052944 gene encoding cyclin-dependent kinase C-2 produces MAIAAPGQLNLNESPSWGSRSVDCFEKLEQIGEGTYGQVYMAREIKTGEIVALKKIRMDNEREGFPITAIREIKILKKLHHENVINLKEIVTSPGPERDEQGRPDGNKYKGGIYMVFEYMDHDLTGLADRPGMRFSVPQIKCYMRQLLTGLHYCHVNQVLHRDIKGSNLLIDNEGNLKLADFGLARSFSNDHNANLTNRVITLWYRPPELLLGTTKYGPAVDMWSVGCIFAELLHGKPIFPGKDEPEQLNKIFELCGAPDEFNWPGVSKIPWYNNLKPTRPMKRRLREVFRHFDRNALELLERMLTLDPSERISAKDALDAEYFWTDPLPCNPKSLPKYEASHEFQTKKKRQQQRQHEENAKRQKLQHQQQHGRLPPTQQSGQAHPQMRSGPNQPLHSSQPPVAAGPSHHYGKPRGPAGGPGRYPPSGTSGGYNHPNRGGQGSGGYGSGPYPPQGRAPPYGSSSMPGAPPHGSGGGSGYGVGGPNYPQGGPPYGGSGAGRGSNMMGGNRNQQYGWQQ; encoded by the exons atggCAATAGCAGCTCCTGGGCAGCTGAATTTAAACGAATCACCATCATGGGGATCTAGAAGTgttgattgttttgaaaaattagaacAAATTGGTGAAGGCACTTATGG GCAAGTGTACATGGCAAGAGAAATAAAGACAGGTGAAATTGTTGCTCTGAAGAAAATAAGAATGGACAATGAGAGAGAAGGG TTTCCTATAACAGCAATAAGGGAGATCaagattttaaagaaattacatCATGAGAATGTGATTAACTTGAAAGAGATTGTGACTTCTCCAG GTCCGGAGAGGGATGAGCAGGGGAGACCAG ATGGTAACAAGTATAAAGGTGGGATCTACATGGTTTTTGAATACATGGATCATGATTTGACTGGTCTCGCTGATCGTCCTGGGATGAGGTTTTCAGTTCCCCAAATTAAG TGCTACATGAGGCAACTTTTGACGGGGCTTCACTATTGTCATGTGAATCAAGTGCTTCATCGTGATATAAAAG GTTCTAATCTGCTCATAGACAATGAGGGTAATTTGAAGCTGGCAGATTTTGGGCTTGCTCGGTCATTCTCAAATGATCACAATGCAAATCTTACAAATCGTGTTATTACTTTATGGTACAG ACCCCCAGAGTTGCTGCTCGGGACAACAAAGTATGGTCCAGCTGTTGACATGTGGTCTGTTGGTTGTATTTTTGCCGAACTTCTCCATGGGAAACCAATTTTCCCTGGAAAAGATGAA CCAGAACAACTAAATAAGATTTTTGAGCTATGTGGAGCCCCTGATGAGTTTAATTGGCCTGGAGTTTCCAAGATTCCTTGGTACAACAATCTCAAGCCAACAAGGCCAATGAAGAGGCGTCTAAGAGAGGTTTTCAGACA TTTTGACCGTAATGCTTTGGAGTTATTGGAGAGAATGCTGACTCTTGATCCCTCTGAG AGAATATCTGCCAAGGATGCACTTGATGCTGAGTATTTCTGGACTGATCCATTACCTTGCAACCCCAAAAG TTTGCCGAAATATGAAGCATCACATGAGTTTCAGACTAAGAAAAAACGTCAGCAACAAAGGCAGCATGAAGAAAATGCTAAGCGTCAGAAACTGCAGCACCAGCAGCAGCATGGTCGGCTTCCCCCCACTCAACAGTCTGGGCAGGCACATCCGCAAATGCGTTCAGGCCCTAATCAGCCCTTGCATAGTTCTCAGCCCCCGGTTGCTGCAGGGCCTAGCCACCATTATGGGAAGCCTCGAGGACCTGCTGGTGGACCAGGCAGATATCCCCCAAGTGGAACAAGTGGGGGATACAACCACCCTAATCGTGGTGGTCAAGGTAGTGGTGGTTATGGTAGTGGGCCATATCCTCCACAGGGGCGAGCTCCACCATATGGCTCAAGTAGCATGCCTGGTGCACCTCCACATGGGAGTGGAGGGGGTAGTGGCTATGGAGTTGGTGGTCCAAATTATCCTCAAGGTGGTCCACCTTATGGTGGTTCTGGTGCTGGTCGTGGTTCGAACATGATGGGTGGAAACCGAAACCAACAATATGGTTGGCAGCAGTAA
- the LOC118052946 gene encoding heavy metal-associated isoprenylated plant protein 45, whose product MFQWRFGRSKLSNALSIVELLVHMDCEGCEKRIRRAISKIEGVDSLEIDMDKQKVTVKGYVDQRKVLKVVRRTGRRAEFWPFPYDSEYYPYASQYLDETTYTTSYNYYRHGFNESVHGYFPDQAYCTVPDDTVHLFSDDNVHAYCSIM is encoded by the exons ATGTTTCAATGGCGATTTGGGAGGTCGAAATTATCCAACGCCCTGTCT ATTGTGGAGCTCTTGGTACATATGGATTGTGAAGGATGTGAAAAGAGAATACGAAGAGCAATCTCGAAAATCGAAG GTGTTGATAGCTTGGAAATAGACATGGACAAGCAAAAGGTGACTGTAAAAGGGTATGTCGACCAGAGGAAGGTCCTGAAGGTAGTGAGAAGAACAGGAAGAAGAGCAGAGTTTTGGCCATTTCCATATGACAGTGAATATTATCCATATGCATCCCAATACTTGGATGAAACTACCTACACGACATCGTATAATTATTACAGACATGGGTTCAATGAAAGTGTTCATGGATACTTCCCAGACCAAGCTTACTGCACCGTCCCTGATGACACAGTCCATCTTTTCAGTGACGACAATGTCCATGCATATTGTAGTATTATGTAA
- the LOC118052945 gene encoding chaperone protein dnaJ 72, whose translation MDYYKVLGINRTATKEEIKEAYRRLALELHPDKHARSSNPVREKATLKFKQVSEAYEILRNDKKRADYNFRSSYSSSNNHTGRNFYSNKSYYNRGGYGYYHNYDNNDYDSRFYRYRNSGWSSKLENLMKFMTTRAFLLNAAFACALLGGSVVVDMGKEALWNMHNSGKSFEDAMESIKKARAHRDEDEDDA comes from the exons ATGGATTACTACAAGGTGTTAGGTATAAACAGAACCgcaacaaaagaagaaataaaagaagcATATCGAAGATTAGCGTTAGAACTCCACCCAGACAAACACGCACGATCATCAAATCCTGTAAGAGAGAAAGCCACCCTTAAATTCAAACAAGTCTCTGAAGCTTACGAAATTCTTAGAAACGATAAAAAACGTGCTGATTACAACTTTCGGtcctcttattcttcttctaatAATCACACGGGAAGgaatttttatagtaataaaagttattataatcGTGGGGGCTATGGATATTAtcataattatgataataatgattatgATTCGAGGTTTTATAGGTATAGAAATTCTGGGTGGAGCTCAAAATTGGAGAATTTGATGAAGTTCATGACCACTCGCGCGTTTCTTCTCAATGCAGCTTTTGCCTG TGCCTTACTTGGTGGGTCCGTGGTGGTGGATATGGGAAAGGAAGCACTGTGGAATATGCACAATTCAGGG AAATCATTTGAGGATGCCATGGAATCTATCAAGAAAGCCAGAGCACATAGagatgaggatgaggatgaCGCTTGA
- the LOC118052947 gene encoding protein PLANT CADMIUM RESISTANCE 10, with the protein MKGESSYVPPRYIPLNQSDLETESVPRNEERSGAASVVGDGPAQWSSGICACCDDMQSCCIGLFCPCYLFGKNAEFLGSGTLIGSCATHFILWALVNTVCCCMTDGILLGLPGCFVACYACGYRRVLREKYNLQEAPCGDLVTHFFCHLCANCQEYREIRERSGDSNSPDLKLAVVTAPPVQTMESGNTE; encoded by the exons ATGAAGGGTGAAAGCAGTTATGTGCCGCCGCGGTATATTCCGTTGAACCAATCGGATTTGGAAACGGAGAGTGTTCCACGAAATGAAGAGCGTTCTGGAGCTGCAAGTGTTGTAGGTGATGGACCGGCGCAATGGTCGTCTGGGATCTGTGCTTGTTGCGATGATATGCAGAGCT GTTGTATTGGTCTTTTTTGTCCTTGCTATTTGTTTGGTAAGAATGCAGAATTTTTGGGTTCTGGGACTTTGATAGGATCGTGTGCAACCCATTTTATTTTGTGGGCTCTTGTCAACACCGTCTGCTGCTGTATGACTGATGGCATTTTGCTGGGGTTACCTGGATGCTTTGTTGCATGCTATGCTTGTGGTTACCGCAGGGTGCTTAGGGAAAAGTATAATTTGCAG GAAGCGCCATGTGGTGACTTAGTGACACACTTTTTCTGCCATCTGTGTGCTAATTGCCAAGAATACAGGGAGATCCGTGAAAGGTCCGGTGACTCCAATTCCCCTGATCTTAAACTGGCGGTGGTCACAGCTCCACCAGTCCAGACAATGGAATCAGGTAACACAGAGTAA